The DNA sequence CTCCTTCATGTGCTTCCCAATCGACGGTCGTCCCAGTTCAGCGAAACCGACAACTCAGGCTGACTGTCAACCTCTGCCACGTTTCGCACCGTGAGCTATGGGCCAGCCGTTACCACCGCCGGCGTGTTTTCGAGGCCACCTTCGATTCTTCGTCAGCGAGTGATGACTCCCATTCGTCTCGTGTTTTCGGCCGAAAGACATCAGCCAACTCCGTAACCTGTTTTTCGCATATCGCCGCATCGTCTGCCTTGTGGTACCCTCTCACCCCTGGCGACCGATGGCAATACACCGGTCGCCAGAACTTGCCGTCGAGTGCAACGAGCGTCACGTCCCATCCGCCGGCCGTCCTGTACATCTACGGTTCGGACGACCTGTAAAGAAGCGGGGGAGGTGGCAGACACGCATTTTCTCGAGGCTCATGGCTCGGTACTTCCGGAACTGTGCAGAAACTTCGTCCTGGCTGGGCGTCGATCGCCGTCAAAGCGGTTACGTCACACAGGTCAGATCGGGTTGATCCCGTGTTTCTTCGGCGGCCAAGTGCCATGCTCGACATCCTGTCCGAGTTCGAGTGCGTGCAGGATCCACTTGCGGGTCTCACGGGGGTCGATCACTTCGTCGATACCCATCCCTTCAGCAGCGCGGAGTGCGCCGGACCGTTCGGTGAATTTCTCGATCAATGCTTCGCGTTCAGCCTCAGGGTCGTCTGCTTGCTCAACTTGGTGATGGTACGCGATGTCGACGGCCCCTTCGATTCCCATCGCCGAGATTTCTGCCGTCGGCCAGACGACCGTGAGGTCGGTATCCGTCCAGTCGCCGAGGGCCATGACGTACTGTCCCAGACCGTAAGCTCGTCTGATGCCCACGCTTATTTTCGGGACTGTCGCCCGGTTCAATTCGAATACGACTTTCCCTCCGTACTTTGCCAGGCCTTCTTTCTCGGACTCGGGGCCGGGTAACGTCCCCGGAATATCACACAGAAAGACGAGCGGGATGTGGAAGGCGTCGCACAAGCTCACGAAGTGGGAAGCCTTGACTGCTGCGTCAACGTCGATAGTTCCCGCCATTACCTGCGGATTGTTCGCGAGGATCCCGACGGGACGACCACCCATTCGAGCCAGTGTCGTAATGATGTTCTTGGCGTACGTGGATTTGAGTTCGAAAGTGGAGCCTTTGTCGACGAGGCCCTCGATAACGGTGTACATGTCATACGCTTTGTTCGGATCTGTCGGCACGATGTCCAGGAGCTGTTCTCTCACCGAGCGCGATGGATCGGTATATGAATCCTCTGTCGGCGGAGATGTACTGGCGTTTTTCGGGAAATACGACAGAAAGAGCTTGATCGTATCGAGCGTAGCCCTTTCATCTTCACATGCAACGTCGGCGATGCCGCTTTCGTCGACGTGAATCTGTGGCCCGCCCAGTTCTTGCTTCGATATGTCGCGTCCCAACGCAGCTTCGACGAGCGTGGGCCCTGCGATGCCCATCGTCGACTGATCTTCGACCATCGGAATGAAATCACACATAACGGCTGCGTTCGTGGGACCGCCGAAGCCCTGCCCCATCATCGCACCGACGAGCGGCACCCAGCCCGAGAGCCGAGACAGGTGCTTTAGTGTGTCCTGATCTCCCTGAGTGAACGCTCGTGCATCCAGCCCTTCCTGGATACGACGTCCGCTTCCCTCCTGGAGCATCACCACTGGGATCCCGCGACGAAGCGCAAGTTCGAGCGTTCGGGATGTCTTTTTGTCCGCAGTCCGACCGAGCGATCCGCCCTTAACAGTATAGTCGGGGGCAACGATCGCAACTGATCTTCCGAGGACTTTCCCGACGCCAGTCACCATACCGTCGGCCGGTGCATCCTCCCTCGTCCAGTCATACACTTCGGGTGTCGTCGGGCTCGGAGCTGCGAGCTTGCCGATCTCGAAGAAGGTATTGTCGTCGCACAGGTATTTGATCCGTTCACGAGCAGTGAGAGCTCCGCGCGAATGCTGGGAATCAACCGACTCAGGCCGTCCCTCGTCGGAAACATTTCGTTTTTCTTCTAGAACGTCGTCGAGGAGTTCCCGGGGACTTCGGTCATGTCTGTCTGGCATGATATGAACTCATTAGCAGGGAGGTGACTTTAACTTCACCGGCCTGCATGCGTTTCGCCAGTTATAGCATCGAGAGTGGATTACCGCAGGTGCGACGTTGGTTGCTCCGAAATCGATGTCGCAACACCAGCAAAAGCCACCAACGTTGGTTCGGGACGCGGCCGTTACTCCGTCGCGATCTCTTCGAGTGTGATGTACTTCTGGATGACTTCTTCGTTGGCCTCGAGTTCCTCCATGGTCCCCTCCCAAGCGACATGGCCCTCGTTGATAATATAGCACCGTTCGGCGATGTCGAAGGCGAACTCGATGTTCTGCTCGGTAAACAACGTCGTGATGCCGCTTTCTCCGACCAGTGTCCTGACCATCTCACGCAGGTCGTCGACGATCACGGGTGCGAGTCCTTCACTCGGTTCGTCCATCAACAGGAGGTCCGGATCAGTAGCGAGGGCTCGAGCGATGGCAAGCATCTGCTGTTCACCGCCACTGAGTTTGTCGGCTCTGTTGTCTTTCCGCTCTGATAATCTGGGGAAGTAATCGTAGATTCGTTCCAGCGGCCAATCGGTATCCGGATCGCTGATGATAGTGATATTGCTCTCGACGCTCAGGTCCTGGAACACGTCACGATCCTCGGGAACGAACCCGATACCCATCTGTGCCATTTCGTGCGGTTGCAGGCCAGTTATTTCCTTGCCATTGAAGTGGATTTCACCGGTCCGGGGCGGTGTGAGCCCCATCACGCTTTTGAGTGTCGTCGTCTTCCCGGCCCCGTTCCGTCCGAGGATGGCAACGATCTCGCCTTCGTTGACGGACAGCGAGAGGTCCTGTAACACGTGGCTTTCGCCGTAGTAGGTGTTTATGTTATCGATGTCAAGATTGGTCATACTTCACCTCCGAGGTACGCGGTCTGTACCGTGGAATCTTCCTGGATCGCTTTGGGGGTGCCGTCCGCGATAATGCTTCCGTTGTTCAGTACCAGAATTCGGTCTGCAATGGTGAAGACGACGTTCATGTCATGTTCCGTGATCATGAACGTCGTGTCTGTCTCATCGTCGATTTGGTCAATGAGATCCACCATTTCTTGAGTCCCTTTCGGGTTCATGCCGGCGGTCGGCTCGTCTAGCAGCAACAACTGCGGGTCGGTTCCCAGTGCGATACCGAGTTCGACGCGCCGACGCTCGCCGTACGCGAGCGTATCACATTCCTTGTCGGCAACATCGTGAAGATTGACTAGGTCCAGTAACCGGTCCGTTTCCTCTTTCAGTTCGGGATTTGATTCGGTACTTTGATAGAATTTGAACCGATCTGATGTGCGAGCAATAACCGGCGCCTGGAGGTTCTCTCTCACCGTGAGCTCCGTGAAGATATTCGTGATCTGGAACGAACGACCGAGCCCCTTGCGTGTCCGGAGGGCTGGTGGCATGGATGTCAGATCCTCGTCACGGAACAGGATGGACCCGCTCGTCGGGGTGAGTCTCCCCGTAATCATGTTATAGAGCGTCGTCTTTCCTGCTCCGTTGGGCCCGATTAGGGCCGTTATTTCTCCATCGTTCACATCGATCGTAACCTTATCCACGGCTATGAAATCGCCGAATTTCTTGCCTACATCCTGTAATTCGAGTAGTTCAGTCATCTTTCACCTCTGGTTCTGATTTCGGATCGCGATTCTGCTTGCTCGTAATCTTGTTCTGGATTTCGTTGATAGACCAGCTCTGGTCCTGGTCAACCAGGGTCCCCAAGATGCCTTTCGGAGCGAATAGAACTAACGGGATGAGGATAAGACCTAGCGCGATATGCCAGTGTTCCGTCATCTGTGTCAAGAATATTTCCAATCCGATGAGGACCAGGGCACCAAGAGTTGGTCCGGCAAACACGGATGATCCACCGATAAGCGTTGCAAACACCGGGTCTGCGCTCACAGACCAGTGCATCATATCGGGAGAGACGAGGAACGTCCGAACGACTCCCAGCGCTCCGGCGAGACCGGCGAAGAATCCGGATATGACGAACGAACTCCATTGGAAGTACTTCACACGGACGCCGATGTATTCGGCACGTTCGGGGCTTTCCCGAATTGCTTTCAACAGGTCCCCGTACGGGGAGTTAACGATCCTCCATATAGCTATCATCGCAAGGGTGATGACTACTAATGAGAAGTAGTAATAGTTCCACCCTTGAAGTGGGCTGAACGAAAAGAGGCCAAGATTAATCTCCGTCACCGCAACGGATAGTCCGTTGACGCCGCCGCTGATGTCAGTGTACGTTCGGGCGAACAGATAGAGCATCATATTGAACGCCAGCGTGAGCATCGCAAAGTAGAACTCGTCGCGTTGAACACAGAGTGCACCGAAAATGGCGGCGCCGACTGTTGCAACGAGCGTGCCGAGTATCACAGCCACTATGAACGAGTGGAAGAACCCGGGGATGCCACTGAACATGTCGTTGAAGATGATAGCGATAGTGTAGGCACTCAGGCCGTAGTAGGCCGTGTGACCGAACGATAAGAGACCTGTGTATCCCCAGAGGATGTTGAAACTAGTCGCGAAGAGGGCCAGTACCAGTACGTCGACCACCAGACCGACATAGTACGGCCCGAGCAATCCGGTCAGGGGCAGTACTAACATGAAGGCAATGAGCAGGACGTACCAGATCTGCCTCAGAGAGATGCTCCGGTCACGAGTATCGAGTGAAGGCATGCTCATGCTTTAGCCTCCCCGATTATACCTTCTGGCCGAGCAAGTAACACGACCACAAGGAGGATGAACGGGATGAATTGTTGGAGCGCCGGTGCGAAGATGAATGCGAGAGCTCCACCCACGCCGAGCAGCAATGCCCCGATGAACGCACCGGACATCGATCCGACACCGCCGATGATGACGACGATAAAGGCTTCGATAACGAAATTCTCTCCCATCGTTGGATGGATAGACACGTACGGTGCGGCGAGTGCTCCACCGATTCCTGCGAGCGCGCTACCGGCGATGAAGACGGCCGTATAAACCAGGGGAACGTTGATTCCGACGGCATCAGCGATATCCTGGTTTTCCGCCGCAGCGATGGTGGTTTTTCCGAACTTCGTCCGCCGGAATATGTACCACATAATGATGCCCAAGACGGACCCGGCAACTATCAAAAAGAGGTTGTACCGAGGGATAGCCCCTCCGAGGATCGACATGTGAGAGTCGAGCCCCGGCGGAGTATTGACTGATTTGAATTGTGTCCCCCAATAAATGCGGGCGCCGTTATCGATCAACAGTAACACCCCGAACGTTAACAGCAACTGATAGATGTGGTCTATGTCGTATATCGGACGGATGAGAAACCGTTCGATGAGGCCTCCGAGGAGGCCGACGATGATGCCCGACAGCAACACGGCGATCCAGAATTGCCCTGGAATGGCCGGGAGGATGGCGTTCTCGCCGGCCAAGAAGAATGTGACGTACGCACCGACCATGAAGAACGACCCATGGGCGAAGTTGATGACGTTTAGCACGCCAAAGATGATCGTGAGCCCTCCGGCTATCAGGAACAACAACAATCCGTCTGACAATCCGTTAAGGACTGCCAATATAACTGTGCTAAGATTTACCATGTTTTTCTATTTCGGTGACTTATTGTTTTGCGCGCAGATGACGCCTCTGCGTGCCGGTCATCTGTTGATCGCACATGTAACAAGCATTCCCACGGGTTTATGCGGGTAAGCATAGCCGTGTTCTTCTAAAGGATAATATATAACAGTTTTGAATAATTGCTTAGAATACATCATGGAAATTAACAGGAGAGCTTGATGATTAACGATATCATATTCATTGACGCCAATAGTAAAGAATGTAAGCAACATTTCCCGGTCAGTACATTGTTGCCACCGGAGGGTGGGTGGTTCACAGTTGGCGTTCCCATCGGCAGAAGTTCCCATGAGAAGGTGAGAATTTACCGTCGAAGAGTGTACCGATTGTAATTGACACCCTCCGCGGGGTACAGGCCGTGGCACCCGAGTGGATGGAATCGAGGATTTCCGACCACCGTGTTCGACGGCGGACGTTTCGGGTTCGCAGACGGATGCTGCCCCTTAACGTGAGCACCGCCTCAAACCCATTCATCGTATCATTGGCCGGCGAGGGGTGGCTAACTGCTGTCTCCTCTTGCAGAGAGGCAACGTTGAACGTAGATTTTCCCTCTGACAGGACATTACTCCGGTAACGAGCTGACAGCAGAGCAATCATCGTAAGCGACTGTGAAATGACGACAGTGAAGTCGAGCAAATGCCGTATCCTTGACGGCTGCATATTCAGCGATCCGGCTGAGGGATATGAGATGATTTCCGGTGGCTGTAACGAATTCCGATCAGAAAATCCAGCGGAGTGATTGGTACCGACGAGTATGCGCTCGACTGTGCCATGCGAGATAGCGAGCAGTCAGAGAGAAGGGGTTCGTCACCGATTTCTAGGGAAATAGAGCATAATCGACGGCGATGTTGCGCGCATCGACGCACCGAAAATTTATGAGATCACGTCGCCTGGAGCGCGACACAGGATGACCCCCTGCCCCGGGAGTCAGCACCGTTGACGTTCGTCCCGGGGTTTGCAGGGGTACAGGCAGCCACCACTGCTGTGGAACTCGCTGACAATCTCACGTTGGCGGTTTCGAGATATCCAATCCGATGGTGAAATCCGAGCAGTAATACGCAATAGAATCGCTCACCAGCACCATGATCAGTCCGACGCGGAAAACGAGTCCTCACATCCGTATTTCGGCGACGAACGGTGCTATGAGCTGAATGGTAACGAATATCAGTCCACTAAGGAACACTCTGAGGACGGCGGAACGGCGACAGATTCGCCCTCAACAGGCATCATCTCAGCAAGACCGTAGAAGTCGAACTCGTCGACCGGCCCCATTCGCCCCTGAATCGTGTACTCCTGGATGCCCTGGTGATCTTCCTCGCGCAGGCGGATCTTGCCCTCGGGGGCCTCGTACTCGAATCCCTCGAGAGCATCGACGATATCGTCGGTATTCTTGCTACCCGCTTTGTCGGCGCCTTCTTTGACGATGTCCACGAACTGGTACCCCTCGCTCGAAATCCCGACCGGCGTGCGGTCGTATTCCTCCTGAAAGCTCGACACGAAGTTGTTGTTCACTTCCGTGTCAGGGAATGTGGGGTAGTACGTCGCGGTCAACAGGCACTCCGGCATGTCTGCGCCCAGGGCTGCCGGGACGTCAGGGAATGACCCGGTTCCGACGGCACAGAAATTCGGTCCGTCGTCCGATTGGAGCGATTCCATCTCGAACAGATCGACGTTGTTGCCTTGCTGGAGGAACGTGACCAGGTCGCCCGAGAACAGGGCGGAGTAG is a window from the Natrinema halophilum genome containing:
- a CDS encoding branched-chain amino acid ABC transporter permease — encoded protein: MAVLNGLSDGLLLFLIAGGLTIIFGVLNVINFAHGSFFMVGAYVTFFLAGENAILPAIPGQFWIAVLLSGIIVGLLGGLIERFLIRPIYDIDHIYQLLLTFGVLLLIDNGARIYWGTQFKSVNTPPGLDSHMSILGGAIPRYNLFLIVAGSVLGIIMWYIFRRTKFGKTTIAAAENQDIADAVGINVPLVYTAVFIAGSALAGIGGALAAPYVSIHPTMGENFVIEAFIVVIIGGVGSMSGAFIGALLLGVGGALAFIFAPALQQFIPFILLVVVLLARPEGIIGEAKA
- a CDS encoding ABC transporter ATP-binding protein, with the protein product MTELLELQDVGKKFGDFIAVDKVTIDVNDGEITALIGPNGAGKTTLYNMITGRLTPTSGSILFRDEDLTSMPPALRTRKGLGRSFQITNIFTELTVRENLQAPVIARTSDRFKFYQSTESNPELKEETDRLLDLVNLHDVADKECDTLAYGERRRVELGIALGTDPQLLLLDEPTAGMNPKGTQEMVDLIDQIDDETDTTFMITEHDMNVVFTIADRILVLNNGSIIADGTPKAIQEDSTVQTAYLGGEV
- a CDS encoding ABC transporter ATP-binding protein, with product MTNLDIDNINTYYGESHVLQDLSLSVNEGEIVAILGRNGAGKTTTLKSVMGLTPPRTGEIHFNGKEITGLQPHEMAQMGIGFVPEDRDVFQDLSVESNITIISDPDTDWPLERIYDYFPRLSERKDNRADKLSGGEQQMLAIARALATDPDLLLMDEPSEGLAPVIVDDLREMVRTLVGESGITTLFTEQNIEFAFDIAERCYIINEGHVAWEGTMEELEANEEVIQKYITLEEIATE
- a CDS encoding acyl-CoA carboxylase subunit beta, translating into MPDRHDRSPRELLDDVLEEKRNVSDEGRPESVDSQHSRGALTARERIKYLCDDNTFFEIGKLAAPSPTTPEVYDWTREDAPADGMVTGVGKVLGRSVAIVAPDYTVKGGSLGRTADKKTSRTLELALRRGIPVVMLQEGSGRRIQEGLDARAFTQGDQDTLKHLSRLSGWVPLVGAMMGQGFGGPTNAAVMCDFIPMVEDQSTMGIAGPTLVEAALGRDISKQELGGPQIHVDESGIADVACEDERATLDTIKLFLSYFPKNASTSPPTEDSYTDPSRSVREQLLDIVPTDPNKAYDMYTVIEGLVDKGSTFELKSTYAKNIITTLARMGGRPVGILANNPQVMAGTIDVDAAVKASHFVSLCDAFHIPLVFLCDIPGTLPGPESEKEGLAKYGGKVVFELNRATVPKISVGIRRAYGLGQYVMALGDWTDTDLTVVWPTAEISAMGIEGAVDIAYHHQVEQADDPEAEREALIEKFTERSGALRAAEGMGIDEVIDPRETRKWILHALELGQDVEHGTWPPKKHGINPI
- a CDS encoding branched-chain amino acid ABC transporter permease; amino-acid sequence: MSMPSLDTRDRSISLRQIWYVLLIAFMLVLPLTGLLGPYYVGLVVDVLVLALFATSFNILWGYTGLLSFGHTAYYGLSAYTIAIIFNDMFSGIPGFFHSFIVAVILGTLVATVGAAIFGALCVQRDEFYFAMLTLAFNMMLYLFARTYTDISGGVNGLSVAVTEINLGLFSFSPLQGWNYYYFSLVVITLAMIAIWRIVNSPYGDLLKAIRESPERAEYIGVRVKYFQWSSFVISGFFAGLAGALGVVRTFLVSPDMMHWSVSADPVFATLIGGSSVFAGPTLGALVLIGLEIFLTQMTEHWHIALGLILIPLVLFAPKGILGTLVDQDQSWSINEIQNKITSKQNRDPKSEPEVKDD